The window cacgttgccgtcagacaaaaggcatgtaaaacagaggtgctgaatcttcacgcacaaccatccacacaggaatgacacacctccccctgcagacagctgttttgcaacacaaaaggcatgctCCCGTGATGTCATCCTTACAGTATATACCAatataacacaaaaaataatatataataaaaatttaaGAAATTATGTAAGCCGGCTGGTCTGTCACACGTGCGCTTTATatgaaactttgtttaaatgtagcGCCAGTTTCTGGAGAAGCGTTGgtccatttcactgtgtactgtctaacatgtatttAGCTGAAATTAccataaagctcaacttgaacttgatttgaggtcaaagttcatctgATGTCCGGTTCAAGTGTCCCCATGATCTGATTTCTGTGCTTAATGTGTCTGTATTCAATACCTTGGATATTGCAAATTTCTATTGCACGTTTTGAAACATTCATCTcttctgcattacctgcattaGTCTGTATGTTGGTGGCTTTGTTTAtaaagtaagtgaaagtgaagtgattgtaacatgtgatacacagcagcacagcacacggtgcacacagtgaaatttgtcctctgcatttaacccatcaccctgagtgagcagtgggcagccatgacaggcgcccggggagcagtgtgtggggacggtgctttgctcggtggcacctctagggattcgaaccggcaaccttctgattacgtggccgcttccgtaactgctaggccaccactgtttgcTCTGTTCATTCTGACTGTGGCATTTCTGTTTACTTCAAAAATTCCCTAAAATGCATGGTGCAATATTTGAAATGCAGCtctgtttttttgtatatattaaaCCTATTTAATTAGCGTACGTGCATGTCTTTCTGTGGCTATCAAATGTCCACCAAGGTAGTTTTTTTGGTCCTATATATCCAAAAATTCAACAGTTGCTATATAGTCTGTGTATAGGTGTAtgcacactttttttcccccagcttTATATATTGTAGCCTCTTTAGGGGTTTGTGGGCAGAGCTTTCCAAGTCGCTCTGGGCAGTACTTTTGGATGAATGTCTGGGGTCTGTTTTGTACATAAACTGTAGTTGTGTTAGTTAATAGTTATTAGTGATTTGAGGTCAGTTATCCACCGTTTTTCTCTGTTATTTTTTACtgaaacaaaactgtcaaacatgtatcaaatatttatttacctaAACCATTTGTTGCAGAAGTTCCTTTTTCCCATGAGAGAGTGACATGAGGTGTGTAGAGTAAGAGTCTCTGTTATCCTATTGTTATCTGAgctgcaatacaatattgttctccctCTGTAGACCTGTGCTTggaggagatcattcattagacACCCAGTTCTTCAGTCCAATCTTTACATTGGGACAATTTTTGCACAGTTCTGTACATTTATAATTTGTTCAACAATGCATGTAAGATTTGTAATAGTATTCAAATTCTCATATTCCCAAATATCATGTTGATGTTTATTGTGTTGACCATTTTGATCGATGCTTTTCTGGTTGGTTTTGTCAGttttgtggacattttttaaTGGCTGTGATTGTTTTGGCAGGAAGAGGCATCACTGAAGGTAAACTTTCGACCGATAGATGGGCTGAGAAGAGAGATGGCTGAGCTGGAGAATGTTGGGAATCCTCTCAGTAATAATGATATAAGGCTGTGGGATTAGCAGGCGTGTGACACGCCACTGTTTCAAACAGTGAACTGGTGTGTCCACTTGTGGTTTTTGTTTGGAGACCATAAAACTTGAACTGTGAGAAGGACTATTttctgtgtatatatgtatatgagagagagatCCTCATGTTGCTAGTGTTATAAACCTGACTTTCTTGGATGCTCCGGGTTTGAGGTCGCCCCGTTTACCTTATTGTGTGCGCTCGTGTTCATGTGTTAAATCAAGACCACGACCACGACACATATTTAACGACGCGTCGGTATGTTACGAAGCAGCGGAAGCGGCGCGTTCCCAGGTCGGCGCGCCTAGTAggtcgcgcgcgcgcgcgcccgccggTGCACACGAGCACGCGCACCGCGCCGCACCGCACGTGGTTATAACGGCTGGAGGCGCGCTCCCGGACGCATCAGGTCGGTCTCACATCTCATCAAATTTCACTCAAAAGTTGAtctaaattgtaaattgtaaggGGAGTTAGCTCGAGGTAGTTCAGAGATCTTTTCCTAATTAAaatacagtgtgtgtttattatttattttaattcaaatacTTTTTATTCAGCCGTATCGACGTTTTATGATGTTCATTTAGCCCGATAGAAGCTATGAAAATGGTGGTCATGGGTTTTAAAAGGGGGATTTTCGATCACAGTCGATGCAAGGGACATTTTTGATTTGCCAGTTGGTTTTTAATACGGACAGAACTGTGATTGGCACATGGgcccacacacaccagcactgaGCGACATTTCCACAAGTGTTCCACAAAACCTCGCTGCTGCGTTTACCTGCCTCTAGATCCGGTTATTGGCACGCGCTTAATGATGTAATTCAAGATTctagattggtttattgtcagtacagcAGTATACACAGTGTACCGTGTATTGAAGTAGTGTTTCACGcctagtgcaatcataaaacaaagaccaatatatatgtatatacacactaaactatacacACTATACTATACTAACTAATATGCAAAATGGTCGGTATGTTGTGGCAAATGCATGAATAGCAACCGTGGAAGCCATTAGAACCCACCGAGGTGCTGAAGCCACTGGCTGAGTGACGCGAGGTCAGCCGCAGGTTAACTGGCCGCTGAACTTGACCTCTGAGGCGgggcgggtggggggggtgttttCGCTGGGACTCTGCGTGACGCGCTGCTGTCTGCTCGGCTTAGTCACCGCACATGCGAGAAGGATCTACATCCGTGGGCCTGTGTGCCGCAACTGTTTGAGAAAGATTACGGCTTTCAGAAACTGGGATCTGATGTACGCTGTCCACCTCCTCACATCAAGATAATGTTTAACCGGCGCCCATGCTGGCACCTCGAACCTGCTTCGCCGGGTTCAATAAAAGGTTCAAAATAAAGCGGGATTCAGCCGGCCCGCCGCCGGTGGGGGGAAATACTTGGCCGCTGCATGTGCTTTCCTTATCGGTGAACAATGCTTGCACTGGTTGCATCGGACCGCGCATTCAAGGTTACGTGAAAAGCAGGGTCAGAGTTCGCAGCCCGTTGCTACAGCACAGAAAAACAGCGCTGCACGCGGGGACGACGCGCAGATCAGCGTGTTGACTTTGGTTTTACGGCTCCTTCGCAGTGCAAACGTCGCAGTATACACAGGGCCTCCATCGTCCCTCGCAGTCCGTCATGTCGTACACTCCTTGGCTCTGTGTGCGCCCGTGGATTTGGCGGGTCATTTCCAGATCGCGGGTTTGTTTTACGGAGCAGGCCGTGTTGGTCTCTTAGATCAACACCGAGCTGGACACAGGAGTTGCGGCACAATCCGAAGTCACCTCTCACGAGTGCGGTGCGTCACAGCCGCACGCCACAAAGGGGTTTCTTTTATCGTAAAGTAAATGGACATCGAGTGGATAAGGGCTTGCAGTGGGCCGCCAGAGATTTCAGTTTTTGTTTCAGGTGTTTGTAAAAATTGAAGGAATCTAGTGACTTAAcaataaaaagtacaaatagGAATTGGATAACAGAGAAAAGAATTTTTCAGGAGCTCCAGACGTTTGAACCCCGTTGTAATAAAAGACGATGTCACTTTTCCTTTCAGTCTGCCAGAGATGAAAGGGACTGACCGAAACCCGAGGACTTGTGGTGCGACGACGTCGCGTAAAGGGCTGATCTAATCTGGCCACACCGCGCCATGGACGTCTCCACTGCACCTACAAACCTGTCCTGTGCGGCCAATGGGACGGGAGGACCTCCTCCGGGCGCCTTCACCTGGGAGATGGCTCTGATCCTCCTCATCACGGGTCCCCTCTCTGCAGTCACCATCGTTGGCAACCTCCTCGTCATAATCTCCTTCCGGATCAACTTCCACCTGCGGACGGTCAGCAACTACTTCCTGTTGAGCCTGGCTGTTGCTGACCTCATCCTGGGCGCCATTTCCATGAACCTGTACACCACCTATATTCTGATAGGCCAGTGGACGCTAGGCAACGTTGCCTGCGACGTGTGGTTGGCTGTTGACTACGTGGCCAGCAACGCCTCTGTCATGAACCTGCTGGCCATCAGCTTTGACCGCTACCTGTCAGTCACGCGGCCGCTAACGTACAGGGCGAAGCGGACACCGAAACGGGCAGCCATCATGATTGCTCTGGCCTGGGGCGTGTCTCTGGTGATCTGGGCCCCTCCCATCCTGTTTTGGCAGTACATCGTGGGCGAGAGGAAGGTCCCGGAAGGCGAGTGCTCGGTGCAGTTCCTGTACGTGCCCGTGATCACGTTCTGCACCGCCGCGGCGGCGTTTTATCTGCCCGTCAGCATCATGGTGGGACTGTACTGGCGGGTCTACAGAGAGACCGAGAAGAGGTCCAGGCAGCTCGCCGGATTAACCGGGACACAGAGCGGGACGGTGGCACTGGAGGTGACTTGCTGGAATTTCCTGTTCTACATCACGTCGGTTACTTTTGCAGCACTATTACGCACAAGTATTACGATTTCCAGTATGTTAGCGACGCGGCCTCATGCCTCCAAGGTCCCCATgctggtgtgggtttcctctggctTCTGATCCAAAGGCGtacacactaggtgaattgtcCATATGTGTGAGTGACCTGCAgtgagtggggcagtggtggactagcggttaaggaagcggccccgtaatcagaaggttggcggttcgaatcccgatccgccaaggtgccactgagcaaagcaccgtccccacatactgctccccgggcgcctgtcatggctgcccacttctcactcagggttaaatgcagaggacaactttcactgtgtgcactgtgtgctgctgtgtatcacatgtgacaatcacttcacttcacgtgAATGATGTGTGAGCCCAGGATGGGTTTTCCAAGGACCTTCCGACATCAGGTTCACTGTTCCTCTTATTATCTGCTTATTAACAGTGACTTTGAGGGACAAACCACTACGCAAGCTTGTGGTAGCGTCCTATCATGGCATGTACCCTTTCAGGCATGGCGGAGAGATGCCCAGACCTGAGAGTAACAGATTAGTTGTTAATCTAAATACCGTTCATCTCAGATTCTAAAACCAAGTCAGCCTTGATTTCACCCTTGAATTTAGCCTCACTTTACTAGATATGGTGCCTAGATGTTTGTTGTGGTAGTAGTAGTGGGTAAcgcaaccagaagaccccaaattCACAGGTCCAATCCCTAtttaagcaagacacttaatcctactgcttgtaagtcgctctggataagggtgtctgataaatggcgtaaatgtatttcttttgaAGGCCAGCAGGCGGCAGCAGTCGCAGTCTAGCAgcagcaacaccagcagcatcagAGACCCTCAACCTTCAACTCAGACTGTCCAAAACAGCCCAGACCAAGGACTGGGGGCACAGGTGAGGCACTGCAACAGAACACCTCACAATTTCACACTATGTTGGAGGTGGAAGAGGATCAGGGACACAGGCTCCGCCTCCCAGTCTCAACGAAGAGACCCAGCAGGCTCAAGCAGTAGCAGCATCGATTCTGACGCTGAAGAGGACTACGGCAGGGCTGTGCACGTTCCTCTGGCACAGATATCATTCCGATCGGACCCTGGCGCAGAGAAAACTCCAAATGGGCCGACAGCCGGTCAGCTTCCCCTGAATGGCGCGGCCACCCAGGCACGCCAGCCCCGGTTCACCTCGCTGATCCGCGAGAAGAAGGCCGCGCGGACCCTGAGCGCCATCCTGTTGGCGTTCATCGCCACATGGACGCCTTACAACATCATGGTCCTGGTGTCCACCTTCTGCGACGGCTGCGTGCCGGACACGCTGTGGCAGGTGGGATACTGGCTCTGTTACGTCAACAGCACCATCAACCCGGTGTGTTACGCGCTCTGCAACAAGCACTTCCGGGTCACCTTTAAGGCCTTGCTCCTCTGCCGCTGGAGGGAGGAAATGAGGAAGAGGTGGGTCCAGCCAGGGATTGGCTGATCTAATGCACTTCGCCGTTCTGGGTGACCCTCATGTTTTATAACCCTGCGAAAGTCCTCAGGGAATTTAGTCACTTGTGTTTGGGCGAGTTTGACCCCAAAAAGCCACCCTCAGGTCGGGTGCCTTCATTTTGGCGAAACTCCATTCTGAACATGCAACAGTGATGTAAAACTAAGAATTGCTGGAACTGAATGAAATAAGAAAGGATGGGTCGATCAGCGACAAAAGACTGTCATCACTGaatacagtttttattttagctCCACAACGAAGGTGTGAATCCTGCAttgacatttcacattttgtaaGTTGTGTTATGTGCAGTTAAAACAATTGTTTAAAAGTGAAAACAGACAAATGATCATTGATTACTGATATTTTAATAGGGAAAGGggaaaccaataaaaaaaaaaaaaaaagaagaagaaagacttcataaaaaaaaaaaaaaaaagaaacgaaagCACAAAAGGCCACATTCATACAAatggaagaataaaaaaaggtcaaaatctTATTGAGTACTCACAATATTCTGATATAAGTAGTTATATGATTTGGCTatatagttttaaaaaaaatacagatccCTGTAAAGACAACCATGCAATGCATAATTTACATGCAACTTGAACAGTAACTACTGTAAACGCCGTGCATTTCTCAGTGTCAGTGATGAGCTATGAAGCTGCCCTTCAACTCctgttctcattttttttttcttggaccATGGCACCAGAATATTATCCTGCAAGAGCAGAATGTACTAATACAACAAAATACAGTTTACAACAAACAACTAAATTACAGTAACAGAGGTATATATCTGATACATAACACTACATACTACTAATTATCACAACCCCTCCAAAAAACtggccattttcttttgtttacttAATACAAATACTGATCGTCTGGTgacatataaaaacaataactgTACTCCATATGTTAAATAGTTAGTGTGTTCAGTTTGGTCGAAAGGGACGTGGTTTAACATATATAGGCTGGGAAAGAGGAAATGCTGATGTGTAACAGGAACTGTAAACCGTTGGAAGATGGGACGTTAAAGACACTCCACACCCCAACAGCCATTCCAAGAACCCGGAGGGGGATGTGTTTTGGAAGTGGGTGTGACTGTGGGAAGGGTGTGTGCTTTTGAGTGTACCCAAGTCGTGTTTACTCCACAGGAGTGCTCTGGTTCTGCTGATAGATGGAGGCCTTGTCCTTCAGCAGAGACAGGCACAGGTGACAACTCCAGCTCCCTGCAAATAGAAAGATAGCAGCAATATTTTACTCTTCGCTATTCGGGGTATGATGCCATTCATCAGTTCACCTGGTCTGATCCCAGAAAAACTTCATGGTGCATTTATATGATTTCTATTCATCATATAATGAGCAACATTTGATGTTTTCACTGCTGACTTCATGTAGTACAGCTACGAGTCTCTGCTTACCTTCGGGCGGGTCGGACATGGGTGGGGTAAGGCAGTACATGTGATATCCTCTGTCACAGTCATCACAAAACAGGAGCTGATCCTGAAACGCACAATAAAACATGACGCACTTCTGTCCAG of the Denticeps clupeoides chromosome 18, fDenClu1.1, whole genome shotgun sequence genome contains:
- the chrm1a gene encoding muscarinic acetylcholine receptor M1, which translates into the protein MDVSTAPTNLSCAANGTGGPPPGAFTWEMALILLITGPLSAVTIVGNLLVIISFRINFHLRTVSNYFLLSLAVADLILGAISMNLYTTYILIGQWTLGNVACDVWLAVDYVASNASVMNLLAISFDRYLSVTRPLTYRAKRTPKRAAIMIALAWGVSLVIWAPPILFWQYIVGERKVPEGECSVQFLYVPVITFCTAAAAFYLPVSIMVGLYWRVYRETEKRSRQLAGLTGTQSGTVALEASRRQQSQSSSSNTSSIRDPQPSTQTVQNSPDQGLGAQVRHCNRTPHNFTLCWRWKRIRDTGSASQSQRRDPAGSSSSSIDSDAEEDYGRAVHVPLAQISFRSDPGAEKTPNGPTAGQLPLNGAATQARQPRFTSLIREKKAARTLSAILLAFIATWTPYNIMVLVSTFCDGCVPDTLWQVGYWLCYVNSTINPVCYALCNKHFRVTFKALLLCRWREEMRKRWVQPGIG